The following coding sequences lie in one Clupea harengus chromosome 23, Ch_v2.0.2, whole genome shotgun sequence genomic window:
- the mrpl27 gene encoding 39S ribosomal protein L27, mitochondrial, which translates to MAAPVSLVSRFKIGGLLSLQSSVVVSARYASKKSGGSSKNLGGKSPGRRYGYKKLDGHFVHAGNIVATQRLMRWHPGGHVGIGKNNTLYALEDGTVRFTKEVFIPLPHSAEAKDMISKLPQGAVLYKSFISVVPKKQEITFKLVGML; encoded by the exons GTGGGTTGCTCTCCCTTCAGTCTTCTGTCGTGGTGAGTGCGCGGTATGCGTCGAAGAAATCAGGAGGCAGTAGTAAGAACCTTGGAGGAAAGTCTCCTGGACGCAGATATGGCTACAAGAAACTAGACG GTCATTTTGTACATGCCGGAAACATTGTTGCAACACAGAGGTTGATGCGCTGGCATCCTGGAggtcat GTTGGAATTGGGAAAAACAACACCCTGTATGCCTTGGAGGATGGCACTGTTCGGTTCACTAAGGAGGTGTTCATTCCTCTGCCTCACAGTGCTGAGGCAAAAGACATGATCTCAAAGCTGCCACAAGGAGCTGTGCTGTACAAGAGCTTTATCAGTGTGGTTCCAAAGAAGCAGGAAATTACCTTTAAACTGGTCGGTATGTTGTGA